Proteins from a genomic interval of Hemicordylus capensis ecotype Gifberg chromosome 14, rHemCap1.1.pri, whole genome shotgun sequence:
- the LOC128336906 gene encoding zinc finger protein 420-like: MHKVRKRSLCPPLSQRFTSEQSFKPQCEMQAGKKLYECLDCGKGFSTSGNLNKHQRTHTGEKPHQCLECGKSFSQKGHLLVHHRSHTGEKPHQCLECGKSFSTSGHLTSHHRTHTGEKPHQCLECGKRFKTSGALTVHHRTHTGEKPHTCILCGKSFSTSVNLTSHHRTHTGEKPHQCFECGKRFSTSGALIIHHRIHTGEKPHKCYECGKAFSANGDLTKHHRTHTGEKPHKCLECGKSFRQSGDLTSHQRIHTGEKPHKCWECGKNFRTSAHLTVHHRTHTGEKPYTCLECGKSFSQSSKLSIHHRTHTGEKPHKCLECEKSFTTGRQLTMHHRTHTGEKPHKCLECGKNFRTGRELTLHHRTHTGEKPHKCLECGKNFRTSGHLTIHHRIHTGEKPHKCLECGKSFRTSRQLTIHHRTHTGEKPYKCLECGKSFSQSSKLSVHHRTHTGEKPHKCLECGKSFSQNSKLSIHHRTHTGEKPHKCLECGKSFKNGGSLTIHYRTHTGRRRKALLTAHA, translated from the coding sequence ATGCACAAAGTTAGAAAAAGGAGCCTATGTCCTCCACTTAGCCAACGCTTCACTTCTGAACAAAGCTTTAAACCTCAGTGCGAAATGCAGGCAGGCAAGAAATTATATGAATGTTTGGACTGTGGAAAaggcttcagcacgagtggaaaTCTTAAtaaacatcaaagaacccacactggggagaaaccacatcaatgcttggagtgtggaaagagcttcagccagaaagGACATCTTCttgtacaccatagaagccacactggggagaaaccacatcaatgcttggagtgtggaaagagcttcagcacaagtggacatcttacttcacaccatagaacccacactggggagaaaccacatcaatgTTTGGAATGCGGAAAGAGGTTCAAAACGAGTGGAGCTCTTACTGTACATCACAgaacgcacactggggagaaaccacatacatgtatattgtgtggaaagagcttcagcacaagtgtaAATCTTACTtcacaccacagaacccacactggggagaaaccacatcaatgTTTTGAATGCGGAAAGCGATTCAGCACAAGTGGAGCTCTTATTAtacatcacagaatccacactggggagaaaccacataaatgctacGAGTGTGGAAAGGCCTTCAGCGCGAATGGAGATCTCActaaacaccatagaacccacactggggagaaaccacataaatgtttggagtgtggaaagagcttcaggcagagtGGAGATCTTACTTCACACCAGAGAATCCAtactggggaaaaaccacataaatgctgggagtgtggaaagaacttcagaacGAGTGCAcatcttactgtacaccatagaacccacactggagagaaaccatatacatgtttggagtgtggaaagagcttcagtcagagttcaAAACTTTCTAttcaccacagaacccacactggggaaaaaccacataaatgcttggagtgcgaaAAGAGCTTCACCACAGGTAGACAGCTTACTatgcaccatagaacccacactggagagaaaccacataaatgtttggagtgtggaaagaacttcagaacGGGCAGAGAGCTTACTctacatcatagaacccacactggagagaaaccacataaatgtttggagtgtggaaagaacttcagaacgagtggacatcttactatacaccatagaatccacactggggaaaaaccgcataaatgcttggagtgcggaaagagcttcagaacaAGTAGGCAACTTACTATacatcacagaacccacactggagagaaaccatataaatgtttggagtgtggaaagagcttcagccagagttcaAAACTTTCTGttcaccacagaacccacactggagagaaaccacataaatgtttggagtgtggaaagagcttcagccagaattcaaaactttctattcaccacagaacccacactggagagaaaccacataaatgtttggagtgtggaaagagcttcaaaaaTGGGGGGTCTCTTACTATACACTATAGAACTCACactggaagaagaaggaaggctcTCCTCACTGCACATGCGTAA
- the LOC128336916 gene encoding zinc finger protein 546-like gives MQWKMQADEKLYECLGCGKCFGQREHLIMHNRTHTGEKPHTCFECGKSFSTRGNLIIHNKTHTGEKPHECVECGKSFSTSGNLNQHQRIHTGEKPHQCLECTKRFSTSAALIMHHRTHTGEKPHKCLECRKTFSSSGNLTKHYRTHTGEKPHKCLECGKSFSSSGDLNKHHRTHTGEKPYKCLECGKRFITGGVLNKHHRIHTGEKPHKCLECGKSFSSSGHLTIHHRTHTGEKPHKCLECGKSFSRRGNLITHHRIHTGEKPHKCLECGKNFITSGVLNKHHRIHTGEKPYKCLECGKSFRWTGDLAKHHRIHTGVKPQKCLECGKSFITSAALIIHHRIHTGEKPHQCLECGRSFSTNGHLTLHHRTHTGEKPHQCFECGKSFSTSGHLTIHHRTHTGEKPYKCIACGKSFSGIGVLTRHHRTHTGEKPHQCLECGKSFSRSSHLTLHHRTHTGEKPHQCLECGKRFSTSGHLTRHHRTHTGEKPHQCLECGKRFSRSEKLTTHHRTHTREKAHQYLECGKIFSTSGDLNKHHRTHSREEPHKCLEY, from the coding sequence ATGCAGTGGAAAATGCAAGCAGATGAGAAATTATATGAATGTTTGGGCTGTGGAAAGTGCTTTGGCCAGAGAGAACATCTTATCATGCACAACAgaacgcacactggggagaaaccacatacatgttttgagtgtggaaagagcttcagcacgagggGAAATCTTATTATACACAACAAAacacacactggagagaaaccacatgaatgtgtggagtgtgggaaaagcttcagcacgagtggaaaTCTTAAtcaacaccaaagaatccacactggggagaaaccacatcagtGCTTGGAGTGCACAAAGAGGTTCAGCACGAGTGCAGCTCTTATCATgcatcacagaacccacactggggagaaaccacataaatgcttggagtgcagaAAGACCTTCAGCtcgagtggaaatcttactaaacactacagaacccacactggggaaaaaccacataaatgcctagagtgtggaaagagcttcagctcgAGTGGAGATCTTAataaacaccatagaacccacactggggagaaaccttataaatgcttggagtgtggaaagagatttaTCACGGGTGGAGTTCTTAATAAacaccacagaatccacactggggagaaaccacacaaatgcttggagtgtggaaagagcttcagctcgagtggacatcttactatacaccacagaacccacactggggagaaaccacacaaatgcttagagtgtggaaagagtttcagccgGAGAGGAAATCTTATTACacaccatagaatccacactggggagaaaccacacaaatgcttggagtgtggaaagaacttcatcaCGAGTGGAGTTCTTAATAAacaccatagaatccacactggggagaaaccatacaaatgcttggagtgtggaaagagcttccgctGGACTGGAGATCTTGCTAAacaccatagaatccacactggggtgAAACCACagaaatgcttggagtgtggaaagagcttcatcacGAGTGCAGCTCTTATCATacaccacagaatccacactggggagaaaccacatcaatgcttggagtgcggaaggAGCTTCAGCACGAATGGACATCTGACtctacaccacagaacccacactggggagaaaccacaccaATGTTTTGAGTGTGgtaagagcttcagcacgagtggacatcttaccatacatcacagaacccacactggggagaaaccatataaatgcattGCATGTGGCAAGAGCTTCAGTGGGATTGGCGTTCTTACCAGacatcacagaacccacactggggagaaaccacatcaatgcttggagtgcggaaagagtTTCAGCAGGAGTAGTCATCTTACattacaccacagaacccacactggggagaaaccacatcaatgCTTGGAATGCGGAAAGCGTTTCAGCACGAGTGGACATCTTACCAGacatcacagaacccacactggggagaaaccacatcaatgcttggagtgtggaaagaggttcagcag